One window from the genome of Paraconexibacter algicola encodes:
- a CDS encoding sigma-70 family RNA polymerase sigma factor → MTPVRLLRATGDDALARRASRGDHEAFGVLFSRYQLRLELYCRSILRHDEDARDATQNAMTKAFLALDGREQDVAVRAWLFRIAHNESISLMRRRRPTAELAEELTESGAAGCAPAPAETVELREDLAALLEGIRGLPPRARQALLLRELADLDYASVGTVLGISAGGARQAVFEARTALQADRAGREAPCESIRRELSEADHRRRPARHVRGHLRGCACCRDWSTALDTRRQRLSVLPGAAGLAGGSLWGWLSGALGVGASGTAGAVGTSFGGGLALNGKAVAALAAVAAGATPVAVHEVERRAAPSPAETRAATSGAPASPADGATAAVARPATATPVRTALRTTAAPRTLAPVAATGTAAPTRDRDATPRPEADPDGRGTAQDRPAGSRRDRDAWSGDAPLGADAESDGAHVAGPGWSGPSARRDGARRGDDTTTPTPDATADDERPTSPTGAARPAGQRPARGPGAGRRPAATTTEATAGTDTAPATTTTDAAPATAPTQPAADADADADGDDASATADPATEETP, encoded by the coding sequence ATGACCCCCGTCCGCCTCCTCCGTGCCACCGGTGACGACGCGCTGGCCCGCCGGGCCTCCCGCGGCGACCACGAGGCGTTCGGCGTGCTGTTCTCCCGTTACCAGCTGCGGCTGGAGCTGTACTGCCGCTCGATCCTGCGCCACGACGAGGACGCGCGCGACGCGACCCAGAACGCGATGACGAAGGCGTTCCTGGCGCTCGACGGTCGCGAGCAGGACGTCGCGGTCCGCGCCTGGCTGTTCCGGATCGCGCACAACGAGTCGATCTCGCTCATGCGCCGCCGCCGGCCGACCGCCGAGCTGGCCGAGGAGCTCACCGAGAGCGGCGCCGCCGGCTGCGCGCCCGCGCCGGCGGAGACCGTCGAGCTGCGCGAGGACCTCGCCGCGCTCCTGGAGGGGATCCGTGGCCTGCCGCCGCGCGCCCGCCAGGCGCTGCTGCTGCGCGAGCTCGCCGACCTCGACTACGCGTCCGTCGGCACGGTGCTCGGCATCTCCGCGGGCGGCGCGCGGCAGGCGGTCTTCGAGGCGCGCACCGCGCTGCAGGCCGACCGCGCGGGCCGCGAGGCGCCGTGCGAGAGCATCCGCCGGGAGCTGTCGGAGGCCGATCACCGGCGCCGCCCGGCCCGGCACGTCCGCGGGCACCTGCGCGGCTGCGCGTGCTGCCGCGACTGGTCCACCGCTCTGGACACGCGCCGTCAGCGGCTGTCGGTGCTGCCCGGTGCCGCCGGGCTCGCCGGCGGCTCGCTGTGGGGCTGGCTCTCCGGGGCGCTGGGCGTGGGCGCCTCCGGGACCGCGGGTGCGGTCGGCACCTCCTTCGGCGGTGGTCTGGCGCTCAACGGCAAGGCGGTCGCCGCGCTCGCCGCGGTCGCCGCCGGCGCCACGCCGGTCGCCGTCCACGAGGTCGAGCGCCGCGCCGCCCCGAGCCCCGCCGAGACCCGCGCCGCGACGTCCGGTGCGCCCGCGTCGCCGGCCGACGGCGCGACCGCGGCCGTCGCCCGTCCGGCCACCGCGACGCCGGTGCGGACCGCACTGCGCACGACGGCCGCGCCGCGCACGCTCGCGCCGGTGGCCGCCACGGGGACCGCGGCGCCGACGCGCGACCGTGACGCCACGCCGCGGCCGGAGGCGGACCCCGACGGCCGGGGGACGGCGCAGGACCGCCCGGCCGGCAGCCGCCGCGACCGCGACGCCTGGTCGGGCGACGCACCGCTGGGCGCCGACGCGGAGTCGGACGGCGCGCACGTCGCCGGGCCGGGCTGGAGCGGTCCGTCCGCCCGCCGGGACGGCGCCCGCCGCGGCGACGACACGACGACCCCGACCCCGGACGCGACCGCCGACGACGAGCGCCCCACGTCCCCGACCGGTGCGGCGCGGCCGGCCGGTCAGCGGCCCGCCCGTGGCCCCGGCGCCGGCCGCCGGCCCGCCGCGACCACCACCGAGGCGACCGCCGGGACCGACACCGCCCCGGCCACGACGACCACCGACGCGGCACCCGCGACCGCGCCCACGCAGCCCGCCGCGGACGCCGACGCCGACGCCGACGGGGACGACGCGTCGGCGACCGCCGACCCCGCCACCGAGGAGACGCCGTGA